Genomic segment of Cronobacter dublinensis subsp. dublinensis LMG 23823:
GGTTGGAGCCTGGCCTTATCCAGGCCTCCGTCCAAGACCGCAGGTGTTTCGTAAGAAGCTTAATTTCCTGCGTAGACGGTGACAGAACCTGAAGAATATTTTTTAAGTAGTCTTTGGCTTGTTTCTGCTCACCGTATTTCGACGCTCTTTCGTATGAATGAGTGAAGTGAGTTCCGGGACTTGTCCCGGCTAAAATCCAGGAGCAAAAGCTAATGGCTTTAAATCTTCAAGACAAACAAGCGATTGTTGCTGAAGTCAGCGAAGTAGCCAAAGGCGCGCTGTCTGCGGTTGTTGCGGATTCCCGTGGCGTTACTGTAGACAAAATGACTGAACTGCGTAAAGCAGGTCGCGAAGCTGGCGTATACATGCGTGTTGTTCGTAACACCCTGCTGCGCCGTGTTGTTGAAGGTACTCAGTTTGAGTGCCTGAAAGACGCGTTTGTTGGTCCGACCCTGATTGCATACTCTATGGAACACCCGGGCGCTGCTGCTCGTCTGTTCAAAGATTTCGCGAAAGCGAATGCAAAATTTGAGGTCAAAGCCGCTGCCTTTGAAGGTGAGCTGATCCCG
This window contains:
- the rplJ gene encoding 50S ribosomal protein L10; this encodes MALNLQDKQAIVAEVSEVAKGALSAVVADSRGVTVDKMTELRKAGREAGVYMRVVRNTLLRRVVEGTQFECLKDAFVGPTLIAYSMEHPGAAARLFKDFAKANAKFEVKAAAFEGELIPASQIDRLATLPTYEEAIARLMATMKEASAGKLVRTLAAVRDAKEAA